One Aegilops tauschii subsp. strangulata cultivar AL8/78 chromosome 2, Aet v6.0, whole genome shotgun sequence genomic window, CACCGAACTGCTGGAGAACCTACTACTATTAGTATCCATTGGATTTGCATCAGAATTATTATTGCCTTCTTGCCCCCTTTATACTTCCTCCCTCTTTTTTTGAGAATCATACTTCTTTCCTATGCTTCAGTACTCCGGCAAGATGTAATGACAGCCAAGCGAGGTAACATTGGCGTGCTCTTTTCCTTGTCTAATTAGTTTACCGTTGGAGGTTCGTCATTTGCGGTGGAGTAGTGCTCGCCTAGTCTAGATGGAGTTGTGCATTGTTAAGCCGGACACATACAAATGATTGAAACCCAAGGAAATTAGGTAACTTATATACACCAGAGAAACAGCCGCGTGAGTCATCCTCAATAAAAAAAGTTTTCATGCAAGAATCACATGTATTTTTTTGTCGGAGTTTACAGGTATCTGATACAAATAATACCTTTTCTATATGGCATGGGCTGCATTTGTTTGCCATATTGTTAATGAGTAAGCAAAAGAAGTGATCTTTGTTAATAAGGATGACCTTTTGGACATTTCTTTGTTTAGGAAAACACACTATACTTGAAGTATTTACATTGGCTAACACACCCTTTATCGACGGATCACTAATATTGGATGCTGGTCGTACCTCCTTTGAGGTAATTAAGTTGGAGCATCTTAAAAGAGCTCCAATATATATCTTTGGACTAACAATGTAATGTATTCTATGAATACAATCTCGTACAGGAGCCTATTATTTAATGCATCTGCTTAAGTGTGATTATAAACTGAAGTTTAGTTCACACATGATCGTATGAGTGTATTACAAGAAGAGAATCCTCACTTCTCCAAATCTCATCGAGCTCACTCTCTGCCGGATCACAAACTCTGAGAACAAACTCCACGCTATGATCGCCACATCTCCTAATCTTAGGAACCTGGTCCTCAACAGAATATATCACTTCCGCCGCGTCCCCATTATCCTAAACTCTTGTAAGATTTGACATGTTGGTTGACCCTGACATGTCAGTGGTGTTTCCTGTGTAAACCACAGAGGAGATGACCTAACGTACCACAATGGTGGTTCTGCACGGTGACCTCAGATGGAGAGGAGCTCTTTTGTATGAGTAGATCTTCTGGTACAAGCAGGAAATAGGCGATGGAGAAAGCACATTTACTATTCAGatactttttttttgcgggaaaagaGCTGATAATATTAGAGCAAGGTTCTTACAAAACGATCTAGAAGGCCCCCAACCCGGAGTTTGGCGTGTGGTATGCGCGCGAGATGGCCGTCCAGGTGGCGACCTGCCACACCGCATCAGAGGTGTGGAATACCGTGCAGGGGATGCTGACATCGCAAACCCGAGCGCAAAACGTCAACGTCCGGATCGCCCTCGCCAATCTTCAGAAGGGAAACTCCACGATCAGTGAGTACGTTGGTAAGGTTAGAACTCTCTGTGACGAACTCGTTGCTTCAGGGAAGAAGGTGGATGAAGAGGACGTTGTGTCCCACATCCTAGCTGGACTAGATGAGGAGTTCGACCCCGTGGTGTCAGCCATGTGCTCTCGGGTCGAGCCAGTCAAGGTCCCGGAGTTGTACTCACAGCTCCTGAGCTTCGAAACCCGCATGAATCTTCGTGGCGGGTCCTCCGAGTCGTCTGCAAACGCAGTCGGTCGTGGGCGCTCCAACAACagaaacggcggcggcggcagtggtgACCACGGCCGTGGCaggcaaggcggcggcggtgaTCGTGGCCGCAGCAACTCCTCCAGGCCACCTAACCGTGGAGGCGGCAGTGGTGGAGGTGGGAACTACAACAACAATCCCACCACCAAGCTGACATGCCAGATCTGCGGCAAGGTGGGTCATCCAGCATGGAAGTGCTGGAAGCGCTATGACTCCGCCTACCAGGGAGGAGAAGAGCGCTCGGCGAACATGACTGCACCACAGTATGGGGTGGACACCAACTGGTACATGGACAGTGGTGCCACTGACCATATCACCGGTGATCTGGAGAAGCTCACCGTCCGGGAGAGGTACACCGACAATGACCAAATTCACGCGGCCAATGGGTCAGGTATGGCTATTGATCACATTGGTCACACAACTATTTCAACCCCAGATCGTGATCTATATCTCAATAATGTTCTTCGCGTTCCGGAGGCTACAAAAAGTCTAATCTCAGCAAGCAAACTTGCCCTTGATAATGACACCTTGAAATTCACCCTCGTTTTTTTTTCTTGTCAAGGATCTGGAAATGAGGAGGGTTCTACTTCGAGGCAGGGGTAGGAAAGGTCTCTATCCTGTCAAGCACGTCAGGACAAACGTCAAGAAGCAAGTGCTAAGTGTCACCAAACCATCTTCGGATTGGTGGCACCGACGTTTTGGTCACCCATCTTCCATCCTTGTTAGGAAGATCATTTGTGAAAATAAACTCCCGTGTGCTAGTAGTGATGATAATAAACTTGTATGTGACGCCTGCCAACAAGGGAAAAGTCACCAGTTGCCTTATCCTCAATCTATGAGTGAATCAAAATTTCCTTTGGAACTTATTTTCTCTGATGTTTGGGGTCCTGTCATTGAAACCGTAGGAAGAAAGAAATACTACGTTAGTTTCATTGATGATTTCAGTAAGTTTACATGGATCTATCTcataaaacacaagtctgaagtttttcaaaaatttcatgACTTTAAAAAACTTGTTGAAAGACAGTTTGATCGAAAGATCCTTGCCCTTCAAACCGACTGGGGAGGGGAGTATGTCAAGTTGAACTCCTTTTTCACAAACATTGGTATCTCTCACCATGTTTCCTGTCCTCACGCTCATCAACAGAATGGCTCGGCCGAACGGAAACATCGTCACATAGTTGAAGTCGGTTTGTCTTTACTTGCTCAAGCTTCCATGCCCTTAAAATTTTGGGATGAAGCCTTCATTGCAGCTACCTATCTCATCAATAGGATGCCAAGCAAAGTCATAAACATTGAGACACCTCTCACTAGATTATTTGGTGAAACCCCAAACTACTCATCTCTCCGTATCTTTGGATGCGCTTGCTGGCCTAATCTTCGGCCGTATAACACACATAAGCTCCAATTTCGTTCTAAACAGTGCGCTTTCCTCGGGTATAGTAACCTTCATAAAGGCTACAAATGCTTGGATATTTCCACTGGACGAGTTTACATATCTCGTGATGTAGTTTTTGATGAAACCTGTTTCCCCTTCTCTAATTTGCATCCTAATGCGGGTGCTCGTCTTCGCGCCGAAATTCTCCTGCTTTCACCGGAGCTCTTAAATCCTACTGATCAAGGGGGCGAATGTGTTAGTGATCATGTGATTAATAGTGATACTGACCCTGATCGTCATGGTGCAGAAACAGGCAGCAAAAATGATGCAGAAAATGTTGTTACACAGCGTGATTTTATGCTCCATATCACGCCAAAGGGAACCGGCGCGAGAGACGAGACGGATCCGCCTGCAGTTGCTGATCCCGAGAGATCCAGCGGTGCAGGATCCGGCGCCCCAATCATGCGCGCAGACTCCCAGGAGGATCTGTCTCCTCCACCCACGGGCAGCCCCTCTACGTCCGACATGCGGCCCGCGTCTGCTGAGCGGTCGGGCGCACCCGGTTGTGGCGTGTTTCCCAGCGCGGGTTGTCGCCCTTCCGCTGGATCGCCCGCGCCTGGCCCACTGCGCATTGATGGCGCTGGCCCGCGGTCTCCAGGGCGTGTATCGCCCACACGACAGCCCGATCCGGCGCGCGATCCCACGCCCGATCACGCGGCAGCCGAGGGAGATCCTCTGACGGATCTGCCGGTACGAGGAGCAGGATCCTCTGCAGCACCAGGATCGTCTGCGGCTACTATTCCTGCGCGTCCGAGTACGCGTTCACAGCGAGGTATTTTTAAACCATTGGTCGCAAAGGATGGCACGGCCAGGTATGACAAGaatttcaaatttgtgaactttgcTGCTACTGCTACAGAACCACGAGATCTAGCAGAAGCTCTAGGCAATAAAAATTGGAAACATGCTATGGAGGTTGAATATGATGCACTTAGGAAAAATCAAACCTGGCATTTAGTTCCACCTAGCTAGACAAGGAAGAAATATAATAGACTGCAAGTGGGTGTACAAAATTAAAAGAAACGCAGATGGCACTATACATAGGTACAAGGCTAGATTAGTTGCTAAAGGGTTTAAACAACGCTATGGTATTGATTATGAGGACACGTTTAGTCCTGTTGTTAAAGCAGCTACTATCAGACTTGTTTTGTTTATTGCTGTCTCTAGAGGTTGGAGTCTTCGCCAATTGGATGTACAGAATGCGTTCTTACACGGCGTTCTCGAGGAAGAGGTCTATATGAAGCAACCATCTGGTTTTGTGAATGCCACCAAGCCACAACATGTGTGCAAATTAGGCAAAGCAttgtatggtctgaaacaggcaccCAGAGCTTGGTATTCAAGACTAAGCACAAAACTGCAACAGCTTGGGTTCAGACCTTCAAAGGGAGACACTTCTTTGTtcttcttcaagaaagggaaggtGATCATTTATATGCTTGTTTATGTAGATGATATAATTGTTGCTAGCTCTTCTCAAGAAGCCACCTCAGCTTTGCTTAAAAATTTGAAAAATGACTTTGCTCTCAAAGACTTGGGAGAATTGCATTATTTCCTCGGCATTGAAGTAAACAAGATACATGATGGTATACTGTTGACCCAAGAAAAATATGCCAAGGATATACTCAAGCGAGTAGGTATGAAAGACTGTAAACCTTCCAGTACACCTTTATCCACAACAGAAAAACTGTCGCTGCATGAAGGAGAACCGTTGAGTGCAGAGGAATGAACTAAATATAGGAGTGTTGTTGGTGCACTCCAATACTTAACCTTGACAAGACCAGATATTTCCTTCTCAGTTAACAAGGTCTGTCAATTTTTGCACTCACCCACTTCTCTACATTGGACAGCTGTCAAAAGGATATTGGGATATGTCCAAGGAACTGCCGGTACAGGACTCAAAATATGTAAGTCACCTTCAACTACTGTAAGTGTCTTTTCTGATGCAGATTGGGCAGGATGTCCTGATGACAGAAGGTCTACTAGTGGTTTTGCTGTTTTCTTTGGGTCCAATCTTATATCATGGAATGCAAAGAAACAAGCAACAGTCTCTCGTTCCAGCACTGAGGCTGAGTATAAGTCTCTAGCGAATGCAACAACTGAGGTAATGTGGATGGAAACTTTACTAGATGAGCTAGAAGTAAAGAGGTCACACACCTCTTACTTATGGTGTGATAATCTTGGAGCAACGTATCTTTCTGCCAATCCGGTGTttcatgcaaggaaaaaccacaTAGAAATTGATTTTTACTTTGTCAGAGAAAGAGTTGCTAGGAAACTATTGGAGATCAGATTTATTCCAACAGGAGATCCAGTGGCAGATGGGTTTACAAAACCATTGCAGGTTCGACAACTACAAGCTTTCAAGAACAATCTCAACCTTGACACGTTTAGATTGAGGGGGGATGTTAAATGATGTAGTTGTAGTTGTGTAGCGTGACATATGTCACGGTGGTGTAAACGTGTATGCGTGAGTTGTAATCTTAGGCAGGTTGTTGGAGTTGGAGATCCTTATCTTGTATAGACTTGGATGAGGGGTCAAGCCACACAACAACCTGCGCCATTGTACTCTGTTCTCTATATATAACACGCATGCGTCCCTGCACGATAGCATACGCTTCCAATCTTCCTTTCTTTCATGTAGGAGCCAAATATAGCAGTTCACGTTGGCTTTATTTTGTTTTCCACTTAAGGTAGACATGTGTAATTTGTTTTATCCTAGTGAAGATTTAAATTGAGGTTCTGACCGCCCATAATGCTCGGCCAACGGCCATTGCCTTCTTCTATCATAGTTTGTATTAGCCCATCATTCTAAGGGTAAAGCTCTGATTTTTCAAGAAAATGATTTTCCCACTTTTGTAATAAAAAGTATTTTGTACACTCTACAACGTCTATGAAGCTATTGTATGATACTACCTTCACAGTGCATAGTTTCATagagtagtatcatagatgatcatatttattgccatgcatgacacaaagtagcgtATCATTTAACATGACATGTTATCTACCTATGttacactagtgcagaaccgggctttagcgccggttcgtaagggcctttagtgccggttctgcaaccggcactaaagagtggagactaaagccccccctttagtaccgattcggcacgaaccggcgctaacgtgccaccacgtggcacgagccaggcccgggtgcgtgtaggacattagtaccggttggtaacaccaaccggtactaaatgtttgggtgtgttttggttttaatttttatttttcctttagttttgtgttttcaatttaatttagtgattgttttacattataatgagttgttaaatcattaggtgaaagtaccgcagattagtttcgactggatgcatgtggatctaagtgatcaagtaatatggatatggcatatacttgatcacttagctaggatccatccagttgaaactaatatgcggtttctttcataaatgatataataactcatcatcatcatcatcatattaatataaaaactcttgcatcatatcatcaccaacaacaatatatactagctagcaaagatatcatcgagttcaacatggtcatgatattataagcgttcataacaccacaaaagcaaatcactctttgagattaagttcaggacgaagaacacggacacgcatgagaggacaacaagtactaagagcatgataactagctaaatcactcctgctgctctctctcgggtaaaatagcatagaacatgtatagctctcctgattcatcatattggagcatgcagatgaacctgtctcctaatcgtgggctgcgcttctgattgctgccccctagtacttctctgcgatcgttaacaattttgctccaatctttcactattaagcattcatcgctctcagaaatcctgaatgcactcat contains:
- the LOC141040735 gene encoding uncharacterized protein, producing MAVQVATCHTASEVWNTVQGMLTSQTRAQNVNVRIALANLQKGNSTISEYVGKVRTLCDELVASGKKVDEEDVVSHILAGLDEEFDPVVSAMCSRVEPVKVPELYSQLLSFETRMNLRGGSSESSANAVGRGRSNNRNGGGGSGDHGRGRQGGGGDRGRSNSSRPPNRGGGSGGGGNYNNNPTTKLTCQICGKVGHPAWKCWKRYDSAYQGGEERSANMTAPQYGVDTNWYMDSGATDHITGDLEKLTVRERYTDNDQIHAANGSETGSKNDAENVVTQRDFMLHITPKGTGARDETDPPAVADPERSSGAGSGAPIMRADSQEDLSPPPTGSPSTSDMRPASAERILCSTRIVCGYYSCASEYAFTARGWSLRQLDVQNAFLHGVLEEEVYMKQPSGFVNATKPQHVCKLGKALYGLKQAPRAWYSRLSTKLQQLGFRPSKGDTSLFFFKKGKVIIYMLVYVDDIIVASSSQEATSALLKNLKNDFALKDLGELHYFLGIEVNKIHDGILLTQEKYAKDILKRVGMKDCKPSSTPLSTTEKLSLHEGEPLSAEE